The Gambusia affinis linkage group LG11, SWU_Gaff_1.0, whole genome shotgun sequence genome contains a region encoding:
- the slc39a10 gene encoding zinc transporter ZIP10, translated as MRVHVHTKFCFLCVLTFIFHHCNHCHADGHDHPTVRHQHNDRQISEAPYVRATSESDAEEGGPLEEEQRFYIQKLFRRYGQKDRLDFQGFQSLLISLGLGEVKLVGVDHEDLGHDHVAHLDLLDVQEGLHSHTSSSDDHNHDHHNHDHHSHDHHDHSHDHHDHKPRPPQTEQVPTRCSHTTASSPPTGEPSGNQEQSDHDRRDYSRDEDHPHQQTEVQTSRKHLTSVHHGHRNHRHDRHNLTDGQLEPPVGPTQNPPRRTRRPGKVRGQRRPNKSPTPETTQSGGHDHPHKDKREAPGVAAVVPGSPGITEHPGGMTHQHEECLNLTQLLTYYGLHPDSVISPSEFTYLCPALLYQIDSRVCIRHYHQMEVEQEALEPISSVWVWIWGFVSITIISLLSLLGVVLVPILKQSCFKFLLTFLVALAVGTLSGDALLHLLPHSQGHHDHSQQDADADVDLLTAFDGVWKGLTALAGIYLLFIIEHCIGMFKHYRDQRELRRQHQERNIGRKLSDHQLSRRSDAEWLNLKPLAEDPESSAVSCDNAHNDTQLSDLQPPDSPTTKTPLAPGTDGGRKARKHGHGHGHGHGHGGNCHSDQEMKDAGIASIAWMVIMGDGMHNFSDGLAIGAAFSSNITGGISTSVAVFCHELPHELGDFAVLLKAGMSVKQAIVYNLLSALMAYVGMLIGTAVGQYTHSLTNWIFAITAGMFLYVALVDMLPEMLHGDSEEHKRCHLGHFILQNVGLLTGFAIMLLIAIFEERIVFDFGF; from the exons ATGCGAGTGCACGTACACACCAAATTCTGCTTCCTGTGCGTTCTCACCTTCATCTTCCATCACTGCAACCATTGCCACGCGGACGGACATGACCACCCAACCGTCAGACATCAGCACAACGACCGGCAGATCTCTGAGGCTCCGTATGTCCGAGCCACCAGCGAGTCTGACGCTGAAGAAGGGGGACCTCTAGAGGAAGAGCAGCGTTTCTATATCCAGAAGCTGTTCAGGCGCTACGGACAGAAAGACCGCTTGGACTTCCAAGGCTTCCAGAGTCTCCTGATAAGTCTGGGTTTAGGGGAAGTGAAGTTGGTAGGTGTGGATCATGAGGATCTGGGTCATGACCATGTAGCCCACCTTGACCTACTGGACGTTCAGGAAGGGCTTCACTCACACACATCCTCTAGCGACGACCACAATCATGACCACCACAATCATGATCATCACAGTCATGACCATCATGACCACAGTCATGACCATCATGACCACAAGCCCCGTCCTCCACAAACAGAACAGGTTCCCACACGATGCAGCCACACCACTGCTTCCAGTCCGCCTACTGGTGAGCCGAGTGGGAACCAGGAACAGTCTGATCATGATAGGCGTGATTACAGCCGTGATGAGGACCACCCACACCAGCAAACAGAGGTACAGACCAGCCGCAAACATCTGACCTCTGTGCATCATGGCCACAGAAACCACAGACACGACCGACACAATCTCACCGACGGACAGCTGGAGCCGCCGGTCGGTCCGACGCAAAATCCtcccaggaggaccaggaggccGGGAAAGGTCAGAGGCCAGCGGAGGCCCAACAAGTCACCCACACCTGAAACAACCCAATCTGGTGGTCATGACCACCCTCATAAAGACAAGAGAGAGGCTCCGGGTGTGGCTGCTGTGGTTCCAGGTTCACCAGGGATTACAGAACATCCAGGTGGAATGACGCACCAGCATGAGGAG TGTCTGAACCTGACTCAGCTCCTCACCTACTACGGCCTGCATCCCGACTCGGTCATCTCCCCCAGCGAGTTCACCTACCTGTGCCCCGCCCTGCTCTACCAGATAGACAGCCGCGTCTGCATCCGCCATTACCACCAGATGGAGGTGGAGCAGGAAGCCCTGGAGCCCATCAGTTCTG TGTGGGTGTGGATCTGGGGCTTCGTCTCCATCACCATCATCAGCCTGCTGTCCCTTCTGGGGGTCGTTCTCGTCCCCATCCTCAAGCAGTCCTGCTTCAAGTTCCTGCTCACCTTCCTGGTGGCGCTAGCGGTGGGAACGCTGAGCGGAGACGCTCTCCTTCACCTGCTGCCTCAC TCTCAGGGTCATCACGACCACAGCCAGCAAGACGCCGACGCCGACGTCGATCTGCTCACGGCCTTCGACGGTGTGTGGAAGGGCTTGACTGCGCTGGCCGGCATCtacctcctcttcatcatcgaGCATTGCATCGGCATGTTCAAGCACTACAGAGACCAGAGG GAGCTGAGGAGGCAGCACCAGGAGAGGAACATCGGCAGGAAGCTGTCGGACCATCAGCTGAGCCGCCGCTCCGACGCAGAATGGCTGAACCTGAAACCACTGGCAGAAG ACCCGGAGAGCTCCGCCGTTTCCTGCGACAACGCGCACAACGACACGCAGCTCAGCGACCTGCAGCCGCCCGACTCCCCCACCACCAAAACGCCGCTGGCGCCCGGCACGGACGGAGGCCGCAAGGCCCGCAAGCACGGACACGGACACGGACACGGACACGGACACGGAGGGAACTGCCACTCGGACCAGGAGATGAAGGACGCCGGCATCGCCAGCATCGCCTGGATGGTCATCATGGGAGACGGGATGCACAACTTCAGCGACGGCCTGGCGATCG GCGCGGCGTTCAGCTCCAACATAACGGGAGGCATCAGCACGTCTGTGGCCGTCTTCTGCCATGAACTACCTCATGAACTCG GGGACTTTGCGGTCCTGCTGAAGGCCGGCATGTCGGTGAAGCAGGCCATCGTCTACAACCTGCTGTCCGCCCTCATGGCGTACGTCGGCATGCTGATCGGCACCGCCGTGGGCCAGTACACACACAGCCTCACCAACTGGATCTTCGCCATCACCGCCGGCATGTTCCTCTATGTGGCGCTGGTGGACATG CTGCCGGAGATGCTGCACGGCGACAGCGAGGAGCACAAGCGCTGCCACCTGGGCCACTTCATCCTGCAGAACGTCGGCCTGCTGACCGGATTCGCCATCATGCTGCTAATCGCCATCTTTGAGGAACGCATCGTCTTCGACTTCGGCTTCTAG